From Microlunatus capsulatus, a single genomic window includes:
- a CDS encoding LacI family DNA-binding transcriptional regulator produces MVDEVDGHGGPAGQDAASAQSRTTIYDVAAAAGVATSTVSRALAHPGRVSFSTAERIRQVADELGYRSTRIARPATRRTSLLAVVVADITNPVYFGMIRGAERTAAHAGYTAVVVETQESEVAERAALARVQPFVDGVVLTSSRMPDASIREVAKQGPLVVLNRMVGQVPSVTSDNVRAVKRATEHLAGAGVDAITYLPGPEASWSDGMRWRGLREAGMELGLRVRRVGCQEPTMRGGAAAAEEWLEHRTPGVIAYNDLLAIGFIRTVTAAGVAVPQEVRVVGFDNIVDAELVQPGLTTLASPLVSLGSAAVNHLLKSTDRRRPEELEPVLLPARLVVRGSTGPHAGRGTGG; encoded by the coding sequence GTGGTCGACGAGGTGGACGGGCACGGCGGGCCCGCCGGGCAGGACGCGGCGAGCGCCCAGAGCCGGACGACCATCTACGACGTGGCGGCGGCCGCCGGGGTGGCCACGTCGACGGTGTCCCGGGCCCTGGCCCACCCGGGGCGGGTCAGCTTCAGCACCGCCGAGCGGATCCGGCAGGTCGCCGACGAGCTGGGCTACCGCTCCACCCGGATCGCCCGGCCGGCGACCCGGCGGACGTCGCTGCTGGCCGTCGTCGTCGCCGACATCACCAACCCGGTCTACTTCGGGATGATCCGCGGCGCCGAGCGGACCGCCGCGCACGCCGGCTACACCGCCGTCGTCGTCGAGACCCAGGAGTCCGAGGTGGCCGAGCGGGCGGCCCTGGCCCGGGTCCAGCCGTTCGTCGACGGGGTGGTCCTGACCTCCTCGCGGATGCCCGACGCGTCGATCCGCGAGGTCGCCAAGCAGGGCCCCCTGGTGGTGCTCAACCGGATGGTCGGCCAGGTGCCCTCGGTGACCAGCGACAACGTCCGCGCCGTGAAGCGCGCCACCGAGCACCTCGCCGGCGCCGGGGTGGACGCCATCACCTACCTGCCCGGGCCCGAGGCGTCCTGGTCGGACGGGATGCGCTGGCGCGGGCTGCGCGAGGCCGGGATGGAGCTGGGCCTGCGGGTGCGCCGGGTCGGGTGCCAGGAGCCGACGATGCGCGGCGGGGCGGCCGCGGCGGAGGAGTGGCTGGAGCACCGCACGCCCGGGGTCATCGCCTACAACGACCTGCTGGCCATCGGGTTCATCCGGACGGTGACCGCGGCCGGGGTCGCGGTGCCCCAGGAGGTGCGGGTGGTGGGGTTCGACAACATCGTCGACGCCGAGCTGGTCCAGCCCGGGCTGACGACGCTGGCCTCGCCCCTGGTCAGCCTCGGCTCCGCGGCGGTCAACCACCTGCTGAAGAGCACCGACCGGCGGCGCCCGGAGGAGCTCGAGCCGGTGCTGCTGCCGGCGCGGCTGGTGGTGCGGGGCTCGACCGGGCCGCACGCCGGCCGGGGCACCGGGGGCTGA
- a CDS encoding ABC transporter substrate-binding protein yields the protein MRLRRLLALLCVLGLTLVSACGGGRPEGNLQVPAPDALEKAGGVTEITFWHSMDASNGIALTTLVDRFNAAHQGEVVVKPVFQGTYDDAITKYKASVQSSTTPSIMQIYDIGTQFMIDSHEVVPIGDFAARDGYDLGGIQKNIAGYYTVQGRQWSMPLNSSVPLLYYNKTAFAAAGLDPEKPPRNLEEIRAAAEKLSKVNGGPVQYGFGAAIYGWLLEQFASTSGQLFCDAENGRTGERVRSANIASPEVVQTVEWWQKMVADGLAVNTGRVTKDAQDAFKAGQTAMTLESTGQVKGFTAAAEGTFELGAAAYPVVNGTQRTGLGPSIGGASLWISGPGHSEAEKEAAWQFTQFLAQPDTQAFWHTQTGYFPVTTAALDEPEDKAFLAENPLFQVAIDSLDATQVQPATTGCAAGAMPQIRKATEDGLERALIGKDPVASLQQVQENVAESIANYNDSVG from the coding sequence ATGCGCCTCCGCCGGCTCCTCGCCCTGCTGTGCGTGCTCGGACTGACCCTCGTCTCCGCGTGCGGCGGCGGGCGCCCCGAGGGCAACCTCCAGGTGCCCGCCCCCGACGCGCTGGAGAAGGCCGGCGGGGTCACCGAGATCACCTTCTGGCACTCGATGGACGCGAGCAACGGGATCGCGCTCACCACGCTCGTCGACCGGTTCAACGCCGCCCACCAGGGGGAGGTCGTCGTCAAGCCGGTGTTCCAGGGGACCTACGACGACGCGATCACCAAGTACAAGGCGTCGGTGCAGTCGAGCACGACGCCGTCGATCATGCAGATCTACGACATCGGCACCCAGTTCATGATCGACAGCCACGAGGTGGTGCCGATCGGCGACTTCGCGGCGCGCGACGGCTACGACCTCGGCGGCATCCAGAAGAACATCGCGGGCTACTACACGGTGCAGGGCCGGCAGTGGTCGATGCCGCTGAACAGCTCGGTCCCGCTGCTGTACTACAACAAGACGGCCTTCGCGGCGGCCGGCCTGGACCCCGAGAAGCCGCCGCGCAACCTGGAGGAGATCCGGGCGGCGGCGGAGAAGCTCAGCAAGGTCAACGGCGGCCCGGTCCAGTACGGCTTCGGCGCGGCCATCTACGGCTGGCTGCTGGAGCAGTTCGCCTCCACCTCCGGCCAGCTCTTCTGCGACGCCGAGAACGGCCGGACGGGGGAGCGCGTCCGCTCGGCCAACATCGCCTCGCCCGAGGTCGTGCAGACCGTCGAGTGGTGGCAGAAGATGGTCGCCGACGGGCTGGCCGTCAACACCGGCCGGGTCACCAAGGACGCCCAGGACGCCTTCAAGGCGGGACAGACGGCGATGACGCTGGAGTCCACCGGCCAGGTCAAGGGCTTCACCGCGGCCGCCGAGGGGACGTTCGAGCTGGGTGCCGCGGCCTACCCGGTGGTGAACGGGACGCAGCGGACGGGGCTCGGCCCCTCCATCGGCGGGGCCAGCCTGTGGATCTCCGGTCCGGGGCACAGCGAGGCCGAGAAGGAGGCCGCGTGGCAGTTCACGCAGTTCCTCGCCCAGCCTGACACCCAGGCCTTCTGGCACACCCAGACCGGCTACTTCCCGGTGACCACGGCGGCGCTCGACGAGCCGGAGGACAAGGCGTTCCTGGCCGAGAACCCGCTCTTCCAGGTCGCCATCGACTCCCTCGACGCCACGCAGGTGCAGCCGGCGACCACCGGCTGCGCCGCCGGGGCCATGCCGCAGATCCGGAAGGCCACCGAGGACGGCCTGGAGCGGGCGCTGATCGGCAAGGACCCGGTGGCCTCGTTGCAGCAGGTCCAGGAGAACGTCGCGGAGTCGATCGCCAACTACAACGACTCGGTAGGCTGA
- a CDS encoding DUF1059 domain-containing protein, with amino-acid sequence MTAPTKTMTCRDLGGPCDLEHEGTTADEVINAQDRHLKEAERAGDAGHQEARDAMKGRWRHPKRSLDWYNGVKRAFAERPVR; translated from the coding sequence ATGACCGCACCGACGAAGACGATGACCTGCCGCGACCTCGGCGGGCCGTGCGACCTCGAGCACGAGGGCACGACCGCCGACGAGGTGATCAACGCGCAGGACCGCCACCTCAAGGAGGCGGAGCGCGCCGGCGACGCCGGCCACCAGGAGGCGCGCGACGCGATGAAGGGCCGCTGGCGGCACCCGAAGCGCTCCCTCGACTGGTACAACGGCGTCAAGCGGGCCTTCGCCGAGCGGCCCGTCCGGTGA
- a CDS encoding carbohydrate ABC transporter permease — translation MASLTTPAPAARTAPGGDRPTRRRGRGRDGGTPVGTYVLLGVLFLVLLFPVYYGLVGSLMKPADINSFPAKLWPSSGLALENYANALDVIPLGRQYLNSAAVAVLVVIGQLVTSVGAAYALVFLELRARRFWFVLLLSTMMIPWEAIIIPNYLAIAQVGLINTIAALALPYLAAGFGIFLLRQAFLTFPMELRDAARVDGVGNFGFLWRILVPLTRPTLAALGVWSFLSAWNMYFWPLLITQAPENQTIQIGISQLQSVDANDPGMVLAGVVLALLPTLLLVLFGQRFIVKGLTAGSGK, via the coding sequence ATGGCCAGCCTCACCACGCCGGCCCCCGCGGCCCGCACCGCCCCGGGCGGGGACCGCCCCACCCGACGTCGGGGGCGCGGCCGCGACGGCGGCACCCCGGTCGGCACCTACGTGCTGCTGGGCGTCCTGTTCCTCGTGCTGCTGTTCCCCGTCTACTACGGGCTGGTCGGCAGCCTCATGAAGCCGGCCGACATCAACAGCTTCCCGGCCAAGCTGTGGCCCTCCAGCGGCCTCGCCCTGGAGAACTACGCCAACGCGCTCGACGTCATCCCGCTGGGTCGGCAGTACCTGAACTCGGCCGCGGTGGCGGTCCTCGTCGTCATCGGCCAGCTGGTGACCAGCGTCGGGGCGGCCTACGCCCTGGTCTTCCTGGAGCTGCGCGCCCGGCGGTTCTGGTTCGTCCTGCTGCTGAGCACGATGATGATCCCCTGGGAGGCGATCATCATCCCGAACTACCTGGCCATCGCCCAGGTCGGGCTGATCAACACCATCGCCGCGCTGGCCCTGCCCTACCTGGCGGCCGGCTTCGGGATCTTCCTGCTCCGGCAGGCGTTCCTGACCTTCCCGATGGAGCTGCGCGACGCGGCCCGGGTCGACGGCGTCGGCAACTTCGGCTTCCTCTGGCGGATCCTCGTGCCGCTCACCCGGCCGACGCTGGCCGCGCTGGGGGTCTGGTCGTTCCTCTCGGCCTGGAACATGTACTTCTGGCCGCTGCTGATCACCCAGGCGCCGGAGAACCAGACCATCCAGATCGGCATCAGCCAGCTGCAGTCGGTCGACGCGAACGACCCGGGCATGGTGCTGGCCGGCGTGGTGCTGGCCCTGCTGCCCACCCTGCTGCTCGTCCTCTTCGGTCAGCGGTTCATCGTCAAGGGCCTGACGGCCGGATCGGGGAAGTGA
- a CDS encoding sugar phosphate isomerase/epimerase family protein: MWTLSGFSDEISPDFAEQCALVAELGLTHLELRSAWGTNVLDLDADQLDAASALLAEHDLAVSSIGSPIGKIGIGDDFGPHLERARHAVEVAHHFGAPYVRIFSFFVPADVDPDSVRDEVLDRMRALAEVAAAGQVVFLHENEKEIYGDIPRRCLDVVTSVGSPHLQLAWDAANFVQVGVRPFSEGYASLRPHLAYVQIKDALLASGEVVPAGRGDGEVAETMRALHADGFDGFFSLEPHLSQTHALGGFSGPELFTEAWQAFTDLLRAEDIPFA; the protein is encoded by the coding sequence ATGTGGACCCTGTCCGGATTCTCCGACGAGATCTCGCCCGACTTCGCCGAGCAGTGCGCCCTCGTGGCCGAGCTGGGGCTGACCCACCTGGAGCTGCGCAGCGCCTGGGGCACCAACGTCCTGGACCTCGACGCCGACCAGCTGGACGCCGCCTCCGCCCTGCTGGCCGAGCACGACCTCGCCGTCTCCAGCATCGGCTCCCCCATCGGCAAGATCGGGATCGGCGACGACTTCGGCCCGCACCTGGAGCGGGCCCGGCACGCCGTCGAGGTCGCCCACCACTTCGGCGCGCCGTACGTGCGGATCTTCTCCTTCTTCGTCCCGGCCGACGTCGACCCCGACAGCGTCCGCGACGAGGTGCTGGACCGGATGCGCGCGCTGGCCGAGGTGGCGGCCGCCGGCCAGGTGGTGTTCCTGCACGAGAACGAGAAGGAGATCTACGGCGACATCCCCCGCCGCTGCCTCGACGTGGTCACCTCGGTCGGCTCGCCGCACCTGCAGCTGGCCTGGGACGCCGCCAACTTCGTGCAGGTGGGCGTGCGGCCCTTCAGCGAGGGCTACGCGTCCCTGCGGCCGCACCTGGCCTACGTGCAGATCAAGGACGCGCTGCTGGCCAGCGGCGAGGTCGTGCCGGCCGGCCGGGGCGACGGCGAGGTGGCCGAGACGATGCGGGCCCTGCACGCCGACGGCTTCGACGGCTTCTTCTCCCTGGAGCCGCACCTCAGCCAGACCCACGCCCTGGGCGGGTTCTCCGGCCCCGAGCTCTTCACCGAGGCCTGGCAGGCGTTCACCGACCTGCTGCGGGCCGAGGACATCCCCTTCGCCTGA
- a CDS encoding MarR family winged helix-turn-helix transcriptional regulator: protein MSREGDEVDEAIRNLRAVILAGERYRQVLADRLGLGITETQAISYLTVFGDRGQTDLATDLGITSGSSTALVDRLERSGIAERYAHPSDRRRALVRLTDKGQDVVRSSHDWLLSSLQDVPDARLGDVADVLRSIADRLNEQSRRMAGHDEEPSAPVAEEPTAR, encoded by the coding sequence GTGAGTCGAGAGGGCGACGAGGTCGACGAGGCCATCCGCAACCTGCGGGCGGTCATCCTCGCCGGTGAGCGGTACCGGCAGGTGCTCGCCGACCGGCTGGGCCTCGGGATCACCGAGACCCAGGCCATCAGCTACCTCACCGTCTTCGGCGACCGCGGACAGACCGACCTCGCCACCGACCTCGGGATCACCAGCGGCTCCTCGACGGCGCTGGTCGACCGGCTGGAGCGCAGCGGGATCGCCGAGCGCTACGCCCACCCCAGCGACCGGCGGCGAGCCCTGGTGCGGCTGACGGACAAGGGGCAGGACGTGGTCCGGTCCAGCCACGACTGGCTGCTGAGCTCGCTGCAGGACGTACCCGACGCCCGGCTCGGCGACGTGGCGGACGTCCTGCGCTCCATCGCCGACCGGCTCAACGAGCAGTCGCGGCGGATGGCCGGGCACGACGAGGAGCCGTCGGCCCCCGTCGCGGAGGAGCCGACGGCTCGCTGA
- a CDS encoding DUF4332 domain-containing protein has translation MTAAQENDLHALRGIGPKHTAMLESIGVDSIKELSHRNPASLKAMILERHGSVVGLSEAQVAGWIAEAKSLQG, from the coding sequence ATGACCGCAGCCCAGGAGAACGACCTCCACGCGCTGAGAGGCATCGGGCCCAAGCACACCGCGATGCTCGAGTCTATCGGGGTCGACTCGATCAAGGAGCTCAGCCACCGCAACCCGGCCTCGCTCAAGGCGATGATCCTGGAGCGGCACGGCAGCGTGGTCGGCCTCTCCGAAGCGCAGGTCGCCGGCTGGATCGCCGAGGCGAAGAGCCTCCAGGGCTGA
- the uxaC gene encoding glucuronate isomerase yields the protein MPATPAPLELHPDRLFPADPGVRDVARRLHASVAELPVVSPHGHVPAAWLADDTPFADPTSLLVTPDHYVNRLLHAHGVELSALGVGQGPLGEQQSRAAFRTVCAHWEVFRGTPVRYWFEAQLAELFGVTVRPDATTADAVYDQVAACLAQPEFRPRALYARFGLSLLATTDDPCDDLDAHRRLSEDPTWSGRVVPTFRPDRYLEAASPTWGADLDRLAAVSGVDTGDYAGFVAALEDRRRYFRAHGAVSTDHSHPDARTDVLGPAEAARLFARGRRGEITAEEATALRRHLVSEMARMSVEDGLVMTLHPGIRRNHHTPTFEQFGADVGTDIPVGLELTDALRPLLTRYGTAEGFHLVLFTVDETVFSREIAPLAGFYPSVYAGAPWWFLDAPEAIRRYRGAVTESAGFAKTSGFIDDTRAFCSIPARHDMSRRLDAGYLATLVAEHRLTEDEALETAHDLVVANPERAFKL from the coding sequence ATGCCCGCGACCCCTGCCCCCCTCGAGCTGCACCCCGACCGGCTGTTCCCCGCCGACCCGGGGGTGCGGGACGTCGCCCGGCGGCTGCACGCCTCCGTGGCCGAGCTGCCCGTCGTCTCCCCGCACGGCCACGTGCCGGCGGCCTGGCTGGCCGACGACACCCCCTTCGCCGACCCGACGTCGCTGCTGGTCACCCCCGACCACTACGTCAACCGGCTGCTGCACGCCCACGGCGTCGAGCTGTCGGCGCTGGGCGTGGGCCAGGGCCCGCTGGGCGAGCAGCAGTCGCGGGCGGCGTTCCGCACGGTCTGCGCCCACTGGGAGGTCTTCCGCGGCACCCCGGTGCGCTACTGGTTCGAGGCGCAGCTGGCCGAGCTCTTCGGCGTCACCGTCCGGCCCGACGCCACGACCGCCGACGCCGTCTACGACCAGGTCGCCGCCTGCCTGGCGCAGCCCGAGTTCCGCCCGCGCGCCCTCTACGCGCGCTTCGGCCTCAGCCTGCTGGCCACCACCGACGACCCGTGCGACGACCTCGACGCCCACCGGCGGCTGAGCGAGGACCCGACCTGGTCCGGCCGCGTGGTGCCGACCTTCCGCCCCGACCGCTACCTGGAGGCGGCCTCGCCCACCTGGGGCGCCGACCTCGACCGGCTGGCCGCGGTGTCCGGCGTCGACACCGGGGACTACGCCGGCTTCGTCGCCGCCCTGGAGGACCGCCGCCGCTACTTCCGGGCGCACGGCGCCGTGTCCACCGACCACAGCCACCCGGACGCCCGCACCGACGTGCTGGGACCGGCGGAGGCCGCCCGGTTGTTCGCCCGCGGCCGTCGCGGCGAGATCACCGCCGAGGAGGCGACGGCGCTGCGCCGCCACCTGGTCTCGGAGATGGCGCGGATGTCGGTCGAGGACGGCCTGGTGATGACCCTGCACCCGGGCATCCGCCGCAACCACCACACCCCGACGTTCGAGCAGTTCGGCGCCGACGTCGGCACCGACATCCCCGTCGGGCTGGAGCTGACGGACGCGCTGCGGCCGCTGCTGACCCGCTACGGCACCGCCGAGGGCTTCCACCTCGTGCTGTTCACCGTCGACGAGACCGTGTTCTCCCGCGAGATCGCGCCGCTGGCCGGCTTCTACCCGTCGGTCTACGCGGGAGCGCCCTGGTGGTTCCTCGACGCCCCGGAGGCCATCCGCCGCTACCGCGGCGCCGTCACCGAGTCGGCGGGCTTCGCCAAGACCTCCGGCTTCATCGACGACACCCGGGCGTTCTGCTCCATCCCCGCCCGGCACGACATGTCCCGCCGCCTCGACGCCGGCTACCTGGCCACCCTGGTGGCCGAGCACCGGCTCACCGAGGACGAGGCGCTGGAGACCGCGCACGACCTCGTCGTCGCCAACCCGGAGCGGGCGTTCAAGCTGTGA
- a CDS encoding carbohydrate ABC transporter permease — protein MTAVTSVAERERTGRRPRSRPSWGAFLYLVPALAVFVAFFFVPLARSFYLSFQRSDLFGRPSGSVGWKHYADLFTDPGFGKVLLVTLGFVLLTVIPSMVIGLVLALALQNRIRAVKFFRTAFALPFAFSVATAAVLFGVMLNPATGVVNGLLSRLGVAPVGWLTDPAWALLSVAVTSVWMQVGYNLLVLSAGLGAVPDDVLEAARLDGASGARLQWSVVLPLVSPQLFFLAVTGTIQALQSFGQIHILTRGGPDRSTETLVYSIYDVAFANNNSNFGAGSAQAIVLLLVVLAITAFQFGVLERKVFYA, from the coding sequence GTGACCGCCGTGACGTCGGTGGCCGAGCGCGAGCGGACGGGCCGCCGGCCCCGGAGCCGGCCGAGCTGGGGCGCCTTCCTCTACCTCGTCCCCGCGCTGGCGGTGTTCGTGGCCTTCTTCTTCGTGCCGCTCGCCCGCTCCTTCTACCTGTCGTTCCAGCGCAGCGACCTCTTCGGCCGACCCAGCGGCTCCGTCGGCTGGAAGCACTACGCCGACCTGTTCACCGATCCGGGGTTCGGCAAGGTGCTGCTGGTCACGCTGGGGTTCGTGCTGCTCACCGTCATCCCGAGCATGGTCATCGGGCTGGTCCTCGCCCTGGCCCTGCAGAACCGGATCCGTGCGGTGAAGTTCTTCCGCACCGCGTTCGCCCTGCCGTTCGCCTTCTCCGTCGCCACCGCCGCCGTGCTGTTCGGGGTCATGCTCAACCCGGCCACCGGCGTGGTGAACGGCCTGCTGTCGCGGCTCGGCGTCGCCCCGGTGGGCTGGCTGACGGACCCGGCGTGGGCGCTCCTCTCGGTCGCGGTCACCTCGGTGTGGATGCAGGTCGGCTACAACCTGCTGGTGCTGTCCGCCGGCCTCGGCGCCGTGCCCGACGACGTGCTGGAGGCCGCCCGGCTGGACGGGGCGTCGGGTGCACGGCTCCAGTGGTCGGTGGTGCTGCCGCTGGTCAGCCCGCAGCTGTTCTTCCTCGCCGTCACCGGCACCATCCAGGCCCTGCAGAGCTTCGGCCAGATCCACATCCTCACCCGCGGCGGTCCCGACCGCTCGACCGAGACGCTCGTCTACTCCATCTACGACGTCGCGTTCGCCAACAACAACTCGAACTTCGGCGCCGGCTCGGCGCAGGCCATCGTCCTGCTGCTGGTGGTCCTGGCGATCACCGCGTTCCAGTTCGGGGTCCTCGAGCGGAAGGTGTTCTACGCCTGA
- a CDS encoding sigma-70 family RNA polymerase sigma factor: MTEPEQVEGQHVEVERAEPEGDAGGAAAFEAERPRLRRLAARVLDDPSGAEDVVQQAWLRLHATTEPVENLPAWLTTVTTRLCLDRLRARVPVPVEPLDAVGPAPDPAEEVALADTVGVALQVVLERLTPAERVAFVLHDSFGFDFPTIAAALGSTPAAARKLASRARAKVRQPAAEDRLATWEVVDAFMAAAREGDFDRLLTLLAPDVGVSADPAAVAAGTPRRIEGRSAVAAFFHGSAHAALPVFAADRPGAAWFHRGRPAVLFDFAVVDGVVAHITFRAEVAALADVERREGPDRRSRGARPGHTTAEPDVEQGEDDPEGRRPEDHRPDDQHPDEHQET; the protein is encoded by the coding sequence GTGACCGAGCCGGAGCAGGTCGAGGGGCAGCACGTGGAGGTGGAGCGGGCGGAGCCCGAGGGGGACGCCGGCGGGGCGGCGGCGTTCGAGGCCGAGCGGCCGCGGCTGCGGCGGCTGGCCGCCCGGGTCCTCGACGACCCGAGCGGCGCCGAGGACGTCGTGCAGCAGGCGTGGCTGCGGCTGCACGCGACCACCGAGCCGGTGGAGAACCTGCCCGCCTGGCTCACCACCGTCACCACCCGGCTGTGCCTGGACCGGCTGCGGGCCCGGGTGCCGGTGCCCGTGGAACCCCTGGACGCCGTCGGGCCCGCGCCCGACCCGGCCGAGGAGGTGGCGCTGGCCGACACCGTCGGCGTCGCGCTGCAGGTGGTGCTGGAGCGGCTCACCCCGGCCGAGCGGGTGGCCTTCGTCCTGCACGACTCGTTCGGCTTCGACTTCCCGACCATCGCCGCCGCCCTCGGCAGCACCCCGGCGGCGGCCCGCAAGCTCGCCTCGCGGGCCCGGGCCAAGGTGCGCCAGCCCGCCGCCGAGGACCGGCTGGCCACCTGGGAGGTCGTCGACGCCTTCATGGCCGCGGCCCGGGAGGGCGACTTCGACCGGCTGCTGACGCTGCTCGCCCCCGACGTCGGCGTGAGCGCGGACCCCGCGGCCGTCGCCGCCGGGACCCCCCGACGGATCGAGGGCCGCAGCGCCGTGGCCGCCTTCTTCCACGGCAGCGCCCACGCGGCGCTGCCCGTGTTCGCCGCCGACCGGCCCGGCGCGGCCTGGTTCCACCGCGGCCGTCCCGCGGTGCTGTTCGACTTCGCCGTCGTCGACGGGGTCGTCGCCCACATCACCTTCCGCGCCGAGGTCGCCGCGCTGGCCGACGTGGAGCGGCGCGAGGGCCCGGACCGCCGCAGCCGGGGTGCGCGCCCCGGTCACACCACGGCCGAGCCGGACGTCGAGCAGGGCGAGGACGACCCCGAGGGGCGCCGCCCCGAGGACCACCGCCCCGATGACCAACACCCCGACGAGCACCAGGAGACCTGA
- a CDS encoding sugar phosphate isomerase/epimerase family protein translates to MTDPASSPTTTGRRQPQVAANPIPYWSRDGKTREVFETAFADFQRIGFTAVKADVPEGMTAAEYADWIAGYGLRPSLSLFSSPFDETIDIGEEMERAKRFAADQVALGLDRTMISSMAVPARMERPAVGADFDKDRLALAIENVGVVCQVLQSQGLRPLHHSHVGGVFETEAEVVELLDTLGPDVIGFGPDTGHLAWAGADPVALVRRYADRVGGIHLKDVFPDYLDPASREGMSYRDIGSTQRLWAEPGLGVVDLDGVMAALPTDYDGDYMIEVDVPSVDSRYDSHAMSFAWAQRVLPDLAG, encoded by the coding sequence ATGACCGACCCCGCGAGCTCCCCCACGACGACGGGCCGCCGGCAGCCGCAGGTGGCCGCCAACCCGATCCCCTACTGGTCGCGCGACGGCAAGACCCGCGAGGTGTTCGAGACCGCCTTCGCCGACTTCCAGAGGATCGGCTTCACGGCCGTCAAGGCCGACGTCCCCGAGGGCATGACCGCCGCGGAGTACGCCGACTGGATCGCCGGCTACGGCCTGCGTCCCTCGCTGAGCCTGTTCAGCAGCCCCTTCGACGAGACGATCGACATCGGCGAGGAGATGGAGCGGGCCAAGCGGTTCGCCGCCGACCAGGTGGCCCTCGGCCTCGACCGGACGATGATCTCCTCGATGGCCGTCCCGGCCCGGATGGAGCGCCCCGCCGTCGGCGCCGACTTCGACAAGGACCGGCTGGCGCTGGCCATCGAGAACGTCGGCGTCGTCTGCCAGGTGCTGCAGAGCCAGGGTCTGCGGCCGCTGCACCACAGCCACGTCGGCGGGGTCTTCGAGACCGAGGCCGAGGTGGTCGAGCTGCTCGACACCCTCGGACCCGACGTCATCGGCTTCGGCCCGGACACCGGTCACTTGGCGTGGGCCGGCGCCGACCCGGTCGCCCTCGTCCGGCGCTACGCCGACCGGGTCGGCGGCATCCACCTCAAGGACGTGTTCCCCGACTACCTCGACCCGGCCTCGCGCGAGGGGATGAGCTACCGCGACATCGGCTCCACCCAGCGGCTCTGGGCCGAGCCGGGCCTCGGCGTCGTCGACCTCGACGGCGTGATGGCCGCGCTGCCGACCGACTACGACGGCGACTACATGATCGAGGTCGACGTGCCCAGCGTCGACTCCCGCTACGACTCGCACGCGATGTCGTTCGCCTGGGCGCAGCGCGTGCTGCCGGACCTGGCCGGCTGA
- a CDS encoding VOC family protein, whose translation MDTPPEAGPKLRQVVLDTEDARGLAEFYRRLLGLAYRPGDEPPPPGQPDERGRDWLVLRDGDGEGVGLAFQQVERAPRPTWPGTGQAQMLHLDTTVGSAEELRRQHDRALELGATVLHDRFDDPEEPLYVFADPAGHPFCIFVA comes from the coding sequence ATGGACACCCCGCCCGAGGCCGGGCCGAAGCTGCGCCAGGTCGTGCTGGACACCGAGGACGCCCGCGGCCTCGCCGAGTTCTACCGCCGGCTGCTGGGCCTGGCCTACAGGCCGGGCGACGAGCCGCCGCCGCCCGGGCAGCCCGACGAGCGCGGTCGGGACTGGCTGGTGCTGCGCGACGGCGACGGAGAGGGCGTCGGGCTGGCCTTCCAGCAGGTCGAGCGCGCCCCGCGTCCGACGTGGCCGGGGACCGGCCAGGCGCAGATGCTGCACCTCGACACGACGGTCGGCTCGGCCGAGGAGCTCCGCCGCCAGCACGACCGGGCGCTGGAGCTCGGCGCGACGGTGCTGCACGACCGGTTCGACGACCCGGAGGAGCCGCTCTACGTCTTCGCCGACCCGGCCGGGCACCCGTTCTGCATCTTCGTGGCCTGA